A section of the Citrus sinensis cultivar Valencia sweet orange chromosome 8, DVS_A1.0, whole genome shotgun sequence genome encodes:
- the LOC102609301 gene encoding pentatricopeptide repeat-containing protein At5g39710 has protein sequence MFAKPLSFWIPKMPIINLQIHRSLSTLSATADAVIADKALTLLKRHPYQLNSLSSEFTPEAAFNLLLKTQSDQTLTLKFLKWAQPQPFFTPKLKCLTLHILTKFKLYKSAQTLAQNLAVDLPRDDGNFVFSCLKETYHLCDSTSSSAVIDLVVKSYSHLNMIDKAVNIVNLAKVHGFMPGVLSYNAILDSVIRSGRNNWVKFAEEVYNEMGKSRVSPNVYTYNVLIRGFCGVGDLEMGLRFFSEMEKNNCLANVVTYNTLIDGYCKLGRIDDAFKLLRDMGLKGIEPNLISYNVIINGLCKEGRLKETKGILNEISRKGLVPDEVTYNTLLNGYCKEGNLHQALVLHAEMVRNGLSPNVVTYTSLINSMCKSGNLNRAMEFFDQMHVRGLRPNEKTYTTLIDGFSQHGFLDEAYRLLNEMTKNGFMPSIVTYNALIKGHCTGGRVEEAVGVLHGMARKGLAPDVVSYSTIISGFSRSQELDKAFDTKREMVEKGVLPDTITYSSLIHGLCEQRRITEACELFQEMLSRGMSPDEFTYTTLINAYCTEGDIPQALRLHDEMIQKGFLPDVVTYSVLINGLNKQARTMEAKKLLLKLFYDESVPSDVIYNTLIENCTNIEFQNVAALLKGFCMKGLMNEADRVFELMLQRNHMPNEAVYDIIIHGHSKVGNVQKAYDLYKKMVRSGFVPHTVTIIVLVKALHTAGMNEELSQVIENILRSCRLSDAELAKVLVEINHKEGNMDAVLNVLTEMAKDGLLPNSGRSTYGQ, from the coding sequence ATGTTTGCTAAACCCCTGAGTTTTTGGATCCCCAAAATGCCCATAATAAACCTCCAAATTCACCGTTCACTCTCCACCCTCTCAGCGACAGCCGACGCCGTCATAGCGGACAAAGCTTTAACACTCCTCAAGCGCCACCCATACCAGCTAAACTCTCTCTCTTCCGAATTTACCCCCGAAGCCGCCTTCAATTTACTCCTCAAAACTCAATCCGACCAAACCCTAACCCTAAAATTCCTCAAATGGGCTCAACCCCAACCCTTCTTCACCCCCAAACTAAAATGCCTTACCCTCCACATTTTGACCAAATTCAAGCTCTACAAATCCGCCCAAACCCTAGCCCAGAACCTCGCTGTCGACTTACCCCGCGACGATGGCAATTTCGTCTTTTCATGCCTCAAAGAGACTTACCATTTGTGTGATTCTACCTCAAGCTCGGCTGTTATTGATTTAGTGGTAAAATCCTACTCCCATTTAAACATGATCGATAAAGCtgtaaatattgttaatttagcTAAGGTTCATGGTTTTATGCCTGGTGTTTTATCTTATAATGCAATTTTGGATTCAGTTATTAGGTCTGGTAGAAATAATTGGGTTAAATTTGCTGAGGAGGTTTATAATGAGATGGGTAAAAGCAGAGTCTCACCGAATGTGTATACATATAATGTTTTAATTAGGGGATTTTGTGGTGTGGGGGATTTAGAAATGGGGTTGAGGTTTTTTAgtgaaatggaaaaaaataattgtttagcGAATGTGGTCACATATAATACATTGATTGATGGGTATTGTAAGTTGGGGAGAATTGATGACGCGTTTAAGTTGTTGAGAGATATGGGTTTGAAGGGAATTGAAccgaatttaatttcatataatgTGATCATTAATGGGTTGTGTAAAGAAGGGAGGTTGAAGGAGACGAAGGGGATTTTAAACGAGATAAGTCGGAAGGGGTTAGTTCCTGATGAGGTGACATACAATACACTGCTGAACGGATATTGTAAGGAGGGTAATCTTCACCAAGCGCTTGTTTTGCATGCAGAGATGGTGAGGAATGGGTTGTCTCCAAATGTAGTTACATATACTTCATTAATCAATAGTATGTGTAAGTCGGGTAATTTGAATAGGGCTATGGAGTTTTTTGATCAAATGCATGTTAGAGGGCTTCGTCCAAATGAAAAGACATATACGACATTGATTGATGGGTTTTCACAGCATGGGTTCTTGGATGAAGCTTACAGGCTTTTGAATGAAATGACTAAGAATGGATTTATGCCTTCAATAGTGACTTACAATGCTCTTATAAAGGGACATTGCACTGGAGGGAGAGTGGAAGAGGCTGTAGGAGTACTTCATGGTATGGCCAGGAAAGGGTTGGCCCCAGATGTTGTAAGCTATAGTACAATTATATCGGGGTTTAGCAGAAGTCAGGAGTTGGATAAGGCATTTGACACAAAGCGGGAGATGGTTGAGAAAGGTGTTTTACCTGATACCATTACCTATTCTTCACTCATTCATGGTCTGTGTGAACAGAGGAGAATAACTGAAGCTTGTGAACTTTTTCAAGAGATGTTGAGTAGAGGTATGTCACCTGATGAATTTACTTATACAACCTTGATAAATGCTTATTGTACAGAAGGAGATATACCTCAGGCTCTTCGTCTGCATGATGAAATGATCCAGAAAGGCTTTCTACCTGATGTTGTTACCTACAGCGTTCTTATTAATGGACTCAATAAACAGGCCCGGACAATGGAAGCAAAGAAGCTTCTACTCAAATTGTTTTATGACGAGTCTGTCCCAAGTGATGTGATTTATAATACACTAATAGAGAATTGCACTAATATTGAATTCCAAAATGTGGCGGCTCTTCTAAAGGGATTCTGCATGAAGGGTTTGATGAATGAAGCTGATCGTGTTTTTGAGTTGATGCTTCAGAGAAACCACATGCCTAATGAAGCAGTTTACGACATCATTATTCATGGTCATAGTAAAGTTGGAAATGTACAGAAGGCATATGATCTGTACAAGAAAATGGTCCGTTCAGGTTTTGTTCCTCATACTGTGACTATTATTGTTCTGGTAAAAGCTCTACACACAGCAGGTATGAATGAAGAGCTGAGCCAAGTTATAGAGAACATTCTAAGAAGCTGTAGGCTTTCTGATGCTGAACTTGCGAAAGTGCTTGTTGAAATCAACCACAAAGAAGGTAACATGGATGCAGTTCTTAATGTGCTTACTGAAATGGCCAAGGATGGTCTCCTTCCAAATAGCGGGAGAAGCACCTATGGGCAATAA
- the LOC107177262 gene encoding uncharacterized protein LOC107177262 gives MAFKAAHSLLVILSAASMLAVCSANRGWSNGFNNTYQWPWGHKNESHNSNNTNDDDGPKKIIVGGSDNWRFGFNYSVWAFKNAPFYVNDVLVFKYDAPNDTIFPHSVYQLPNLWSYLRCDLSRAKMIANATQGDGEGFEFVLKRWLPYYFACGERGGLHCREGRMKFMVLPLLRRWHF, from the exons atggCTTTCAAAGCTGCACATTCACTCCTTGTAATTCTATCGGCTGCTTCAATGCTGGCAGTATGCTCGGCGAACCGGGGCTGGTCTAATGGATTCAACAACACATATCAGTGGCCATGGGGTCACAAAAATGAATCCCATAACTCCAATAACacaaatgatgatgatggtccAAAAAAGATCATCGTGGGTGGCTCTGATAACTGGCGCTTTGGCTTCAATTACAGCGTTTGGGCTTTCAAAAATGCTCCCTTTTACGTGAACGATGTGctag TGTTCAAGTATGATGCCCCGAACGACACCATTTTCCCACACAGTGTGTACCAGCTACCAAATCTGTGGAGTTACTTGAGATGCGACCTCTCAAGAGCCAAGATGATTGCAAACGCCACACAAGGTGACGGGGAGGGCTTCGAGTTTGTGCTGAAGAGGTGGCTGCCTTACTACTTTGCTTGCGGCGAACGCGGCGGCCTCCACTGCAGAGAAGGCAGGATGAAGTTCATGGTCCTGCCGCTGCTCCGTCGCTGGCATTTCTAg
- the LOC107177263 gene encoding uncharacterized protein LOC107177263: MAFKAAHSLFVILSAASMLTVCSANRGWSNGLNKTYQWPWGHKNESHNSSNTNDDNGPNKIIVGGSDNWRFGFNYSVWAFKNAPFYVNDVLVFKYDSPNDTVFPHSVYQLPNLWSYLRCDLSRAKMIANATQGDGEGFEFVLKRWQPYYFACGEHGGLHCREGRMKFMVLPLLRRWHY, encoded by the exons ATGGCTTTCAAAGCTGCACATTCACTCTTTGTGATTCTATCAGCAGCTTCAATGCTGACAGTGTGCTCGGCGAACCGGGGCTGGTCTAATGGACTCAACAAAACATATCAATGGCCATGGGGTCACAAAAATGAATCCCATAACTCCAGCAACACAAATGATGATAATGGTCCCAACAAGATCATCGTGGGTGGCTCTGATAACTGGCGCTTTGGCTTCAATTACAGCGTTTGGGCTTTCAAAAATGCTCCCTTTTACGTGAACGATGTGCTAG TGTTCAAGTATGATTCCCCGAACGACACCGTTTTCCCACACAGTGTGTACCAGCTACCAAATCTGTGGAGTTACCTGAGATGCGACCTGTCGAGAGCCAAGATGATTGCAAACGCCACGCAAGGTGACGGGGAGGGCTTCGAGTTTGTGCTGAAGAGGTGGCAGCCTTACTACTTTGCTTGCGGCGAACACGGCGGCCTCCATTGCAGAGAAGGCAGGATGAAGTTCATGGTCCTGCCGCTGCTCCGTCGCTGGCATTACTAG
- the LOC102615331 gene encoding uncharacterized protein LOC102615331, protein MAFKAAHSLFVILSAASMLTVCSANRGWSNGFNKTYQWPWGHKNESHNSNNTNDDDGPKKIIVGGSDNWRFGFNYSVWAFKNAPFYVNDVLVFKYDAPNDTVFPHSVYQLPNLWSYLRCDLSRAKMIANATQGDGEGFEFVLKRWLPYYFACGEHGGLHCREGRMKFMVLPLLRRWHY, encoded by the exons ATGGCTTTCAAAGCTGCACATTCACTCTTTGTGATTCTATCAGCAGCTTCAATGCTGACAGTGTGCTCGGCGAACCGGGGCTGGTCTAATGGATTCAACAAAACATATCAATGGCCATGGGGTCACAAAAATGAGTCCCATAACTCCAACAACAcgaatgatgatgatggtccCAAAAAGATCATCGTGGGTGGCTCTGATAACTGGCGCTTTGGCTTCAATTACAGCGTTTGGGCTTTCAAAAATGCTCCCTTTTACGTGAACGATGTGctag TGTTCAAGTATGATGCCCCGAACGACACCGTTTTCCCACACAGTGTGTACCAGCTACCAAATCTGTGGAGTTACTTGAGATGCGACCTCTCAAGAGCCAAGATGATTGCAAACGCCACACAAGGTGACGGGGAGGGCTTCGAGTTTGTGCTGAAGAGGTGGCTGCCTTACTACTTTGCTTGCGGTGAACACGGCGGCCTCCATTGCAGAGAAGGCAGGATGAAGTTCATGGTCCTGCCGCTGCTCCGTCGCTGGCATTACTAG
- the LOC102609869 gene encoding uncharacterized protein LOC102609869, which translates to MAFTSAHSLILILSAASMLTVSLANRGWSYGFNNTYYWPWGPNNGSPGSNNTNDDDDGPSKIVVGGSDNWHFGFNYSVWAFQNSPFYVNDVLVFKYDPPNDTVFPHSVYQLPNLWSYLRCDLSRAKMIANTTQGGGDGFGFVLKRWQPYYFACGERGGFHCREGRMKFMVLPLLRRWHY; encoded by the exons atGGCTTTCACATCTGCACATTCACTCATTTTGATTCTCTCTGCAGCTTCAATGCTGACAGTAAGCTTGGCCAACAGGGGCTGGTCTTATGGGTTCAACAACACATACTATTGGCCATGGGGTCCCAACAATGGTTCCCCTGGCTCCAATAAtacaaatgatgatgatgatggtccCAGCAAGATCGTTGTGGGTGGCTCTGATAACTGGCACTTTGGCTTCAACTATAGCGTCTGGGCTTTCCAAAATTCTCCCTTCTACGTAAATGATGTGCTAG TGTTCAAGTATGATCCACCAAACGACACCGTCTTCCCACACAGTGTGTACCAGCTACCAAATCTGTGGAGTTACCTGAGATGCGACCTGTCGAGAGCCAAGATGATTGCAAACACCACACAAGGTGGCGGGGACGGCTTCGGGTTTGTGCTGAAGAGGTGGCAGCCTTACTACTTTGCTTGCGGCGAACGCGGCGGCTTCCACTGCAGAGAAGGGAGGATGAAGTTCATGGTCCTGCCGCTGCTCCGTCGCTGGCATTACTAg
- the LOC102609573 gene encoding CDPK-related kinase 5-like, whose protein sequence is MGGCTSKPQKPNPYAPRNTQNDLSIPPTPNTTTNKNNDAVNDDKQSHSAALSPFFPLYTPSPAYIFKKSLSGSKKGGNLTPMRVFRMPPSPAKHIKAVLRRRKSTKKSSAEEGAPEEAAPELDKRFGFSKEVTSRLEVGEEVGRGHFGYTCTARYKKGEHKDQKVAVKVIPKSKMTTAIAVEDVRREVKILRALSGHSNLVKFYDAFEDLDNVYIVMELCEGGELLDRILSRCGKYSEDEAKAVLVQILNVVAFCHLHGVVHRDLKPENFLYTSKDESSQLKAIDFGLSDFVRPDERLNDIVGSAYYVAPEVLHRSYGTEADVWSIGVIAYILLCGSRPFWARTESGIFRAVLKADPSFDDGSWPSLSSDAKDFVKLLLNKDPRKRMTAAQALSHPWIRNYNNVKVPLDISILKLMKAYMQSSSLRRAALKALSKTLTVDERFYLKEQFALLEPNKNGCIAFENIKTVLMKNATDAMKESRISDLLAPLNALQYRAMDFEEFCAAALNVHQLEALDLWEQHARSAYELFEKDGNRAIVIDELASELGLAPSIPLHVVLNDWIRHTDGKLSFHGFVKLLHGVPSRTMGKPR, encoded by the exons atgggaggCTGCACCTCTAAACCTCAGAAGCCAAACCCTTATGCCCCACGTAATACCCAAAATGACCTTTCTATCCCTCCCACTCCCAACACCACCACCAACAAGAACAACGACGCCGTTAACGATGACAAGCAATCGCATTCCGCGGCGCTATCTCCTTTCTTTCCCTTGTACACTCCAAGCCCAgcttatattttcaaaaagtcTCTTTCCGGGTCCAAAAAGGGCGGGAACCTGACGCCGATGAGGGTTTTCCGGATGCCGCCGTCTCCGGCGAAGCACATCAAGGCGGTTCTGAGGAGAAGGAAGTCGACGAAGAAGTCGTCGGCGGAGGAAGGGGCGCCGGAGGAGGCTGCGCCGGAGCTGGATAAGAGGTTCGGGTTCTCGAAGGAGGTGACGAGTAGATTGGAGGTTGGAGAGGAAGTGGGGCGAGGGCATTTTGGGTATACTTGTACTGCAAGGTACAAGAAAGGTGAGCATAAAGATCAAAAAGTTGCTGTCAAGGTCATCCCCAAATCCAAG ATGACAACAGCTATTGCTGTGGAGGACGTGAGAAGGGAGGTGAAAATATTGCGAGCTTTGTCAGGACACAGCAATctagtaaaattttatgatgcATTTGAAGACCTTGACAATGTCTATATTGTTATGGA GTTATGTGAAGGAGGAGAGCTTCTAGATAGAATACTTTCAAG ATGTGGAAAGTACTCTGAAGATGAAGCAAAGGCTGTCTTGGTACAGATACTAAACGTTGTTGCTTTTTGTCATCTCCATGGTGTTGTGCATCGAGATCTTAAACCAGAG AACTTCCTATACACTTCTAAGGACGAGAGCTCACAGTTGAAAGCCATAGACTTCGGCTTATCAGATTTTGTCAGACCAG ATGAAAGGCTTAATGACATTGTAGGAAGTGCGTATTATGTGGCACCAGAGGTTCTACATAGGTCTTATGGTACTGAGGCTGATGTTTGGAGTATAGGTGTGATAGCGTATATTCTTTTATGTGGTTCTCGTCCATTCTGGGCCCGGACTGAGTCTGGAATTTTTCGAGCTGTCCTGAAAGCTGATCCAAGTTTTGATGACGGATCCTGGCCTTCATTATCTTCAGATGCAAAAGACTTTGTCAAGCTCCTACTGAACAAGGATCCTCGGAAACGGATGACAGCTGCTCAAGCTCTGA GTCATCCTTGGATCcgaaattataataatgtaaaagtACCTCTTGATATTTCAATATTGAAACTCATGAAGGCATACATGCAGTCGTCTTCTTTGCGTAGGGCTGCTTTAAAG GCCTTGTCTAAGACTTTGACTGTGGATGAACGTTTTTATTTGAAGGAGCAGTTTGCATTACTAGAGCCAAACAAAAATGGCTGCATAGCCTTTGAGAATATTAAAACG GTTCTCATGAAAAATGCGACAGATGCAATGAAGGAATCTCGCATATCTGATCTACTTGCCCCA TTAAATGCACTTCAATACAGAGCGATggattttgaagaattttgtGCAGCTGCATTGAATGTCCATCAGCTGGAAGCACTTGATCTGTGGGAGCAGCATGCCCGTAGTGCATATGAGCTATTTGAGAAGGATGGAAATAGGGCAATTGTAATCGATGAACTTGCTTCT GAACTTGGACTTGCCCCTTCTATTCCACTTCATGTTGTTCTCAACGACTGGATCAGACACACCGATGGGAAGCTAAGTTTTCACGGGTTTGTCAAATTGTTGCACGGTGTTCCCAGCCGAACCATGGGAAAGCCACGCTGA